The genomic window ATTCAGCTTCCGCAGTCAAAAGAGCTGTATTCAACATTGCATTTACACGTAAATTGCCAcgcaactttcttttcatttctgaTCGTTTGATGCGGAAATTACGAACCCATCCGCAAAGCGTTGTTGGATCTTgttcaacaaaaacattttcacaaGTTGTAACCATTTtgagaagaaatttaatttgccACGATCGTTTTAGCACTAGGCACTGTTTGCTCTTTTCTTTGttctgatttttatatatttgcaatgCACATGTACACACACCTTCAAACTTTGTTGGCCTTGAATTTTGATGACTCAGCTCACTTCTGGTACACATAGAAATTAGCTTCCACTACCTCGTTTTGACTCGTgtaatattttcacaatatgTTCAACACAACTTCTCGCCAACAACTGTGAAATCTCGTTCATTGCAGCCTGTTATTTATACTCTGGCCCTTGCTTGAACGAAGCAATTCCTCCGCTTGTACGTAAAAAGTAGTACCTATTTTAGGGTGACTTTCGCACGCTGGTGACTGACCTGAAGAACAAGGGTAAATTTATCGACAAACGAAACTTAAGGGACTAATACTGCTGTACCACAACTGTAAATCTgttcttttatattttcgtaATTCTAAAGTAAAAATTGCACCTAgaatttatttgctattttataCGGTTCGTTATTTTATCGCTTTCTGGTCGTTTCCTAAAATTCGGAATAATATGAGGAAAACGTTGAAATGTTGCCAGACGATATATAAAATCCTTGTAtttattagttaaaaatttagaaagtacattttaaacatttaacatGATGTGAtaataatggaaatttttataaacaataggtaaatattaaaacatacaatttttgctttattttgtcattcaaaatatacttttactgtgtatataagtacatttgTATATCCACACATTATATGTATGCTGTATGTAATAGAtatgtatgaattatgtatGATATAGAGTGTTTCTAAAAGTTGCACTGTACAAACGTatcttttaaatatacatatacagttaaatTGGACAATATGGACACCCCTTATAACCGGACAGCTCCTAAAACCGGACAGCTCCCAAAACAGGACAAATTTCATGAACCCATTgctttcattaatattttcacacaTAAACAATTCCTaacttgttttaatttgtaGCTAGCTCTCTTTAAAagagtttatttaatttaaagtttggTAAATAGTCTGTATATCCCACAATCGCAAAATGCcaccaacaaaaaatgttttgtctATTAAAGATAAAATGGAAATTATCAATGTGTTcgagaaagaaaaaataagtgtTCGTGAGATTGCGAAAAGGTACAGTTTAATTCTGTAAGGAACTCATTTGTTATAGTTTATTTCTATTTGAAGGTTCTATATTAGCAAATCGCAAGCtgcagatattaaaaaaaatagagaaaCCATTCGTTCTAAATGGGAGTCTGGAGCTAATGTTCTTCAAAAGAGAAGTTTTATAAAAGAAGGAGGATCTGATATTGACAAAATGTGTTTTGATTGGTTCACTAAGGCTAGAAGACAAAACATTCCTGTTTCTGGTCCGATTGTACAAGCTAAGGCGAAAGAAGTAGCGCGGAAGTTGggtgtattaaattttgttgcatCAGATGGATGGTTAAATCGATGGCGCATAAGAAATAATGTTGCTTTTAGGAGCATATCTGGTGAGACTTCAGATGTAAGCTCAATGGATGTTGAGCAATTCAAGGCAAAGCTACCATCTCTGCTACGCGACTACAAGCCAGAAGACATTTACAATGCCGACGAAAGCGGACTATTCTTTCGTGCATTACCTGACAAAACTCTCGGTCTTAAGTCCGAAAAATGTATGAGTGGCCAATTATGTAAGGAGAGGCTAACAATCCTATTTTGTATAAACATGGCTGGACAAAAGGAACAGCTTTTGGTCGTTGGAAAAGACACCCTTCCTCGACCATTTAAACATCTTTCTTTAAATGAACTTCCAGTGGATTGGCAATCTAACCACAAAGCATGGATGACTCATGAAATCATGACTACATGGCTAACTCAACTAAATAggaaaatgaaatttcaaaatcggaaaattattttgttcttGGATAATGCAGCAACACATCAAAGtcatatgaactttacaaacattaaaataattttcttgccTCCAATTACAACCGCAGTTTGCCAACCTCTTGAACAAGgcataatacaaaattttaaaattgaatataGAAGCTTAATGTTACAACACTTGCTCCCAAAAATCGATTCAGCGAGTTCGGCATCAGAGTTAGCAAATTCCGTTAATGTTCTTGAAGCTTTATACTTCATTCAAACCTCGTGGAATAAAATTAAAGCCACAACCATCAAAAACTGCTTTCTTAAAGCTGGTTTCCCACACACCAATCAAAGTTTGCCCGATTTTATTGACGAGGATGATAAGTTTCGGGTCACgtacagaaatttaaaaaatgtaatacctTTTAATTTTGACGATTTTGTTGAAATTGATAAAGTTGTCTTTACTGAAGAAAATTCTATTGAAATACAAGTTGAACCAGACCTTGCAGAGATTAGTTACTCCGATGACGAAACAATTGAAGAAATTGCCGAGCCAATAGTATCGTACAAAGACGCATTTGAACATATTGCTTTATTGAAGCAATTTGCAAGAGATGACTTTACAGCCTTCAATCTCTTAAAGAATGTAGAGACTCATTTTGAAACTCAACTCCTTAAGCTTAACCAATCAAGGCTTAAACAGCCgactataattaaattttttcaaccaaATTAAACTTGTGTAATGgctaaaattaaatgtaaacttGTATTCAActtatgcatacaaacataagtatattaatataatacaaatttgtcagttagaaatataaataattttgtaaaacatagaatattttttttaaatcagaaCCTCAGTTCATTTTCGATACTCTAAGAACACATTTTTAACTTACTCGTaagttttggttgttgttgttttaacggagatctaatccccgttgggatggtaaatatcatttgtgttgtcgtcgaggtcatctaacggtaggcccaagaaacgtgctgtttcgacggggtcggaccaaagggaggagggtgttagatgggtagggtttgtggggcatgcaaagaggtggtcagtgtcatgcggagactcgttgcatgcaggacatacatcgagtatgtcagggtctattctggataagtaggagtttaacctgctacagtatccagaacgaagttgcgcaagggtcacacgcgtttctcgcggcagctggagctcttcgtctgcgatgggtggtggtttcgTAAGTTTTGGTCATTCCCCATAGCTGGACAAAACCACTGCGACGGTGGATGTCCAGTTAGGAGGAGTTTCActgtatatgtttatttatttttaagatatgTAATTTCATTTCAAAGAATCGCAACAATGTGTTAGTAAAAACATTAATGtctcaatttatattttttaatatgaatataaaataatatatattaaaatataaatataaattgatttaaacagtaaaaaaatcataagcTGTATTTCGAAATCAAAACTGCGTTTTCCaaataaaatactattttttattattaaatacattGATTATTTCTAtctattgttatttttgtgaaataaaaagttgtatgtaagtaaataacgATCAATTCATTCCCGAAATAAAACCACgttcaattattaatttaatttactcgGCTTCCTTTATTAAAGagaacatttgtatatacatatgtatatatgtatgtatgtatatgagtaacTTCCCAAGATGCTAtgcatttttaagaatattcGCAAACATTCCTTTTAAGTTTAAAGTAACGGATTTGGCGATCAAGGTCGACCTTGTTTAGCGTGAGAATATTTAAAGGAACATCTTCCAAGGTAAACAAATAACATCCCTTCTTGGATAAGTGAAGTTCACATTATTGGTATGTTTGCTTTTATGCAGGTAAATGCGAATAACTgtgctatataaatatgtgtacatacactgatatgtatatatgtataagtataccTACACTTATGTGTGTATCTATGTCCGTGTTCTGCTGGTTTCTGCCCTTTTGCCAAGAAAACTATTTTAACAGCTGTAACACAGCGGCTCGTCAATTCACAagacatacaaatgtatgcgaTCGAATGGCAtgaaaaaacatacatacatatacatacatatgtatacatacgaaCGTATCGTtgcacttaaatatattttatacaaaaaaatgactaCAATTTATACCTACTACTCCAAATGATCGAAAGTAAATGCAGTTTGACTTTATATAAATGGAGTACAtttgtgtatgtgcatatattcttttgtgtttgaatatataaacatatggcTGTGGCTTCGcacaaatttgaaaacaaacgttaacttcggctgcaccgaagctaatatacccttcacaggtgcatttcttttggtaactatgtgttcagtttgtatggaagctatattgtatagtaatccaatctgaacaattttttcggagattatgttattaccttaagcagtaatccatgacaaatttcgtgaagacaccaCGTcgaatgcgaaagttttccatacaagcccttgatgcCGATcgctcggtttgtatggcagctatgtatatgatatagtgagtcgatctgaacaatttcttccgatattacattatttctatgaacaataactcataccaaatttcgtgaaaatatatcgtcaaatgtgaaagttttccatacaaaaacttgattccgatcgttcagtttgtatgtcagctatatgttataggggtccgatattggcagttccgacaaatgaatagcttcttgaagagaaaatgacgtttgcataatttcaaaacgatatcttataaactgagggactagttcgtatatatacagacagacggacatggctaaatcgactcagctcaacatactcatcatttatataagtatgtatgtatatactttatagggtctctgacgcttccttctgggtgttacaaacttcgttacctaaaatgaaaaacaaaataagatcaaaaaagtcgaaattcatttttttattgcttacgctTCACTACATCATGtgatatacatgcatatgtatgtacatataagtagcataaaattttcagcttccgctggcagatataaccaatatataaccattttataaccaatattatTGGTTTCTATTGTATCGTTTCCTACGACGATGgatttatgaaaagtgatgttacgttattttaaattttatgtgacGAGATATAGTTTTAAATAGTGCTTGGATTAGAACATTGGGTCTCAACAAAGAAATCATAATCAGATTTATTGATCGCTAGAAATTTAATTTCGCCGTGTCTTTGACTACCCTGAGAATTCCAATCCACCACTGTTGTTGTGTGATTTTCGCAAAGTATGGCCAACCCATTACCATTTACATCGATTAAGAAAAGATTACAGCGTTTGGGAAACACTCGCTGTAATGTTTCACGTCTTACGCTCAAGAAAGACAACAGACTTACGCTTGAATCGAATAGTTTTATCTTCGTACGTCAGGATATATGAGTCGATTCTAAACTTTATCGAACCTACCGATTAATGCGCGGCCTTTGGATATAACCGATTTCGTAAATCTCCTGCTGACCCACCATATTTTTGGATAACGCTGCCTAAATACTTAGACAATCTGTGTGACTAGAATTACTAAAAatcggggaaagcagaggaagaagaagacctccactccgttggaaagaccaggtagagaaatacttggcttcgtttggaatctccaattggccaAGAAGAAACGACAGGAgctctgttgttaactcggctataatcacgttagcggtgtccacgccagtaaagaagaaggaaagtctaattaatttttcttttgaaagcAAAACTGTCGACAGAATGCCCTTTCGCTGGCCGATAGATGTTCGGATCTGTCATCCGAACGATCATCATTCGacgcattgttttaaattttattatttttattagtgaataaaaaaaatatattgtcgATTCTTTACAACgagtttacttgaaattttcaatggAATCACAGCTACggaatcattgaaaatgttgcagaatcATTCAGTGAAGGTTGTGGAGTCAACGAAAACTTGTCATGATATGTGAGTCGTCCATCCACCTCTGTGAATGAAACACTACATGAAAACTGTCATTTTGACATCAGAAAGATGGCAGAGAATCTCAACTTCTATTACTGATTGACCCAGCACATTTTAGATAATATTTTGGTTACGAAACGTGTCAATACTAGACGAAAAGAGCTGAATCAGTTGCTAAGACGATGTCAATTAGAAATTGCAATATAGATGCTTGACAATGTAGCTGAGACCCTATATTCATCAAATGTATCATTACTGGTGACAAGGAGTTATGACGGGAAATATGACTGTCCAATAATCTGGCAAATGAtgctccaaaaatgagccgaaacaaCTTAAATTAGCTGAAGGCACTAAAGGCTAACCCACCGAGGATTATATCAAGTAGTTATGTGGAAATCGGATTAAGCGACAGCATGCCTGTGCAAAGATACCAGAAAATGTCAATCCGTGTCAAATTCGATCAGTTAGTAGTTCTATTTATTGACAGTTTTATCGTATTCGAGACAGGTGATGAAAATAGTTCCACTAGAATCCTAAAAAATATTGCAGTAAAGGAGAGTTAGCATCCCTTCAGAAAATTTGGATAAAAAGTCGTGAACATTTTGGAAGTATTCTAGCCAAGGTTAGTGCTCTAACGCAAACACCGCGAtctctcaaatattttatttttcaatcaatattGTATGTCAGAACTTTATCTAGTGTTTACGTTGTCTGAAGAACCCAACCGAATGAGTGTAGGCCTCTTGAAATTCTCCAgcattgttgtttatttttccaACCAGCCTGTGGGCCAAACTTTGCGGCAGGCGATCTCCAACGAGCACATTTGGTTCATGTAAGTACGTTCAAAtgtataaatgaaaaatgtatgtatgtatgtagttgagtgtgtatttgaatatgaaaattGGAAGTGGTTTCTGAGTGGCTAAGTATGCAACAACAGAAGATCGCCAACCGAAATTGTGGCTAAAAGTGTAAACACTCAGTTCCTCTTAGCACCTCGGTGCGAACGGTTTGCGTTGAATTTGAAAAATCGGAAAAGtcttacgctggttccaaatCTAATAAAATCAATGAAAACGTCACAATGTTTACATTCTAAATGTTGCGGATTTAAAAATCAACACCCGGTTATTGTTAGTGATATGAAAAGAATTGCAGAAAGAGAAaagatttctttatttatatgacacacatacacacatagagACCCAAATATACGCTGctatttgtatagaaattttgaataagTTTTATTGATTTGCAAACACATAAATTACAGCAGAATCGATCAatgaatgttaaaaaataagaaCATAATTAtagtcaaaatatataaatatacgcataaatatatatgtgtgtgtgttcatgtgCCCACAACTGGAGTGCTATTTGCTGGATTGAGAATTTCTTTTACGCGGTCTATTTGTGGCGAAATGA from Bactrocera tryoni isolate S06 chromosome 5, CSIRO_BtryS06_freeze2, whole genome shotgun sequence includes these protein-coding regions:
- the LOC120778772 gene encoding tigger transposable element-derived protein 6-like translates to MPPTKNVLSIKDKMEIINVFEKEKISVREIAKRFYISKSQAADIKKNRETIRSKWESGANVLQKRSFIKEGGSDIDKMCFDWFTKARRQNIPVSGPIVQAKAKEVARKLGVLNFVASDGWLNRWRIRNNVAFRSISGETSDVSSMDVEQFKAKLPSLLRDYKPEDIYNADESGLFFRALPDKTLGLKSEKCMSGQLCKERLTILFCINMAGQKEQLLVVGKDTLPRPFKHLSLNELPVDWQSNHKAWMTHEIMTTWLTQLNRKMKFQNRKIILFLDNAATHQSHMNFTNIKIIFLPPITTAVCQPLEQGIIQNFKIEYRSLMLQHLLPKIDSASSASELANSVNVLEALYFIQTSWNKIKATTIKNCFLKAGFPHTNQSLPDFIDEDDKFRVTYRNLKNVIPFNFDDFVEIDKVVFTEENSIEIQVEPDLAEISYSDDETIEEIAEPIVSYKDAFEHIALLKQFARDDFTAFNLLKNVETHFETQLLKLNQSRLKQPTIIKFFQPN